One genomic segment of Candidatus Poribacteria bacterium includes these proteins:
- a CDS encoding mannonate dehydratase: MDRPETQSRKKAEMHVGVQGIGTSPKELTFLMRHGVTHMDTTPEDTETETLIRHKEEAAEAGVSLEMIHIGMPRSITLAQDPQRDKDIEAVCKIIENAAAAGLRGLNYNFCILQNQRTESTFGRGGSSYSTFDFSKYDNETLSEAGEVSREEAFDRIAYFLERIIPIAEENKIQMACHPNDPPAPILRGVERWNYPVFDGMKRYAEIADSPYHGFNFCCGTVSEGLDDPGTEFYEIIQYFGERKKLFNIHFRNIRGGLHNFQEVWPDEGHLDMHRVAQILRDVEYSYMLMPDHAPGHPDDPSPPGVSGRVRQAWAFQFGYIIALIQAVNSEQ, encoded by the coding sequence ATGGATAGACCTGAGACGCAATCCCGCAAAAAAGCGGAGATGCACGTCGGTGTTCAAGGCATCGGGACATCTCCCAAAGAGTTGACATTCCTCATGCGGCACGGTGTAACGCACATGGATACCACGCCCGAAGACACTGAAACCGAAACGCTGATTCGACATAAGGAAGAAGCAGCGGAAGCAGGTGTCAGTCTTGAGATGATTCATATCGGAATGCCGAGGAGCATTACGCTTGCGCAAGATCCGCAGCGCGACAAAGATATTGAGGCAGTTTGTAAGATAATTGAGAATGCTGCGGCGGCAGGTTTAAGAGGTTTGAACTATAACTTTTGCATCCTGCAAAATCAACGAACCGAGAGCACATTCGGACGCGGCGGCTCAAGCTACAGTACTTTCGATTTCTCCAAGTACGATAATGAAACACTTTCAGAAGCAGGTGAGGTAAGTCGCGAAGAGGCGTTTGATCGGATCGCTTATTTCCTTGAGCGTATAATTCCAATCGCTGAAGAAAACAAAATCCAGATGGCATGTCATCCGAACGATCCACCCGCGCCTATCTTGAGAGGTGTCGAACGCTGGAACTATCCCGTCTTTGATGGCATGAAACGTTACGCTGAAATTGCGGATAGCCCCTACCACGGATTTAACTTCTGCTGTGGCACAGTGTCGGAGGGTTTAGACGATCCGGGTACTGAATTCTATGAGATTATCCAGTATTTCGGCGAACGTAAGAAACTTTTTAACATTCATTTTCGTAATATTCGGGGTGGACTGCACAATTTCCAAGAAGTCTGGCCCGACGAGGGACACCTCGACATGCACAGAGTTGCGCAGATCCTCCGAGATGTAGAATACTCGTACATGTTAATGCCTGACCACGCCCCGGGGCATCCAGACGATCCATCGCCACCGGGTGTTTCTGGTCGTGTGCGCCAAGCGTGGGCATTCCAGTTCGGATATATCATCGCTTTGATTCAGGCGGTAAATTCGGAACAGTAG
- a CDS encoding glycoside hydrolase family 32 protein, with translation MATEDYTSRVPHHTFADTLEEQEAQLETNPLMQRLDAYRKTYQGDPHRPIYHYINPEAMLNDPNGLCFWQGRWHLFYQAYPPEDTRQHWGHAISDDLIHWRDLPYAIYPNPERCCFSGATLVEEDRVIAMYHGTVVGNMVAVSSDPLLLNWEKVSGKAVIPAQHADGTTPVYRVFDPCIWKKGDMYYSLSGGTLPHGPGGKPIRANFLLRSADLANWVYLHPFVEDDMFTLVGDDGACPYFWPIGDRHILLFFSHMSGGQYLLGDYDTERDKFVVTAGAKNNFGAASPAGVHAPSATPDGNGGLIVIYNMNPAKPTKGWNQIMTLPRRLTLLSRDEIGIEPAGDIESLRYEHRHVNAMTLPANEEVVLEGINGNAMELELEIDPKSAPMVELNVLRSPQKEEFTRIAFFRERGMRNLNSDVNVRDSLLTIDSSYSSIASDVLSRAPETGAISILQDETLKLRVFIDKSVVEVFANGKQCVAMRVYPDKEESVGVSLRSQGQACELKSLDAWQMQNIYE, from the coding sequence ATGGCTACAGAAGATTATACTTCGCGTGTACCGCATCATACGTTCGCAGACACATTGGAAGAGCAGGAAGCACAGTTGGAAACGAACCCACTGATGCAACGACTCGACGCTTATCGAAAAACATATCAAGGCGATCCACACCGCCCGATTTATCACTATATCAACCCCGAAGCGATGCTCAATGATCCAAACGGTCTCTGCTTCTGGCAGGGACGATGGCATCTTTTTTATCAGGCGTATCCACCTGAAGATACGCGGCAGCACTGGGGACACGCAATCAGTGATGACTTGATCCATTGGCGCGACCTGCCTTATGCAATTTATCCGAACCCAGAAAGATGCTGTTTCTCCGGCGCAACGCTCGTCGAGGAAGATCGCGTGATTGCGATGTATCATGGCACCGTTGTTGGGAACATGGTAGCGGTGTCGAGCGATCCGTTGCTCCTGAATTGGGAGAAGGTCTCTGGTAAAGCGGTTATCCCAGCGCAACACGCCGACGGCACAACACCCGTTTATCGTGTCTTCGATCCGTGTATCTGGAAAAAAGGCGATATGTATTATTCGCTGTCGGGTGGGACACTCCCCCACGGACCCGGCGGTAAACCGATTCGTGCTAACTTCCTGCTCCGTTCAGCAGACCTCGCAAACTGGGTCTACCTGCACCCCTTCGTTGAAGATGATATGTTCACGTTGGTCGGCGATGATGGCGCGTGTCCCTATTTTTGGCCCATCGGTGATCGACATATACTGCTTTTCTTTAGCCACATGAGCGGCGGGCAATATCTGCTCGGTGATTACGATACTGAGCGCGATAAGTTTGTCGTAACAGCAGGTGCGAAAAACAATTTCGGAGCGGCATCCCCCGCGGGGGTCCACGCACCCTCAGCAACACCTGACGGCAACGGCGGTCTCATTGTTATCTATAATATGAATCCGGCAAAACCTACCAAAGGTTGGAACCAGATTATGACACTGCCGCGCCGCCTAACACTCCTCTCCAGAGATGAAATCGGCATCGAGCCAGCAGGTGATATTGAATCGTTGCGATATGAACATCGGCATGTCAATGCGATGACACTCCCAGCAAACGAAGAAGTCGTGTTGGAAGGCATAAATGGCAATGCAATGGAACTTGAACTCGAAATTGATCCGAAATCGGCACCCATGGTTGAATTGAACGTCCTCCGTTCACCGCAGAAAGAGGAGTTTACCCGCATTGCCTTCTTCAGAGAACGCGGCATGCGCAACCTGAATTCCGATGTTAACGTGCGCGATAGCCTGCTAACGATTGATTCATCCTATTCGTCAATTGCATCGGATGTCCTTTCACGCGCACCTGAAACCGGTGCGATCTCCATTTTACAGGACGAAACACTGAAGCTGCGTGTATTTATTGACAAGAGTGTTGTGGAGGTGTTCGCGAATGGGAAGCAGTGCGTCGCGATGCGTGTCTATCCGGACAAGGAAGAAAGCGTCGGCGTATCTTTGCGTTCACAAGGGCAAGCGTGTGAACTCAAATCCTTAGATGCTTGGCAGATGCAGAACATCTATGAGTAG